From Hirundo rustica isolate bHirRus1 chromosome 29 unlocalized genomic scaffold, bHirRus1.pri.v3 SUPER_29_unloc_BUSCO_136144at7742, whole genome shotgun sequence, one genomic window encodes:
- the LOC120747570 gene encoding claw keratin-like, which yields MSSYGQLLSARCASPCEVTCGQPYVDSCSQPCVASCGDSRAIVYAPPVVVTFPGPIISSCPTESIVGTSIPEIGGGMGSGGGGRGGSYSSGYGRNYYPYFSRGYYRSRYGNYGNYGNYGSYGNYGPF from the exons ATGTCCTCCTACGGCCAGCTGCTCAGCGCCCGCTGCGCCTCGCCCTGCGAGGTGACGTGCGGCCAGCCCTACGTCgactcctgcagccagccctgcgTGGCCTCCTGCGGAGACTCCCGGGCCATCGTCTACGCCCCGCCCGTGGTGGTCACCTTCCCGGGGCCCATcatcagctcctgccccacGGAGAGCATCGTCGGGACCTCCATCCCCGAAATCGGCGGGGGAATGGGGTCTggagggggtggg CGCGGCGGCTCCTATTCCTCGGGCTACGGTAGGAATTACTACCCCTACTTCTCCCGAGGGTACTACAGGTCTCGCTACGGGAACTACGGGAACTACGGGAACTACGGGAGCTACGGGAACTACGGGCCTTTTTAA